A genomic window from Serratia liquefaciens includes:
- a CDS encoding ATP-binding protein: MRIKLSFQIKLFLCLVAFSCLLLTFIGAYTYYQLDAQLHRDLGARAQVQAREIALIPSLITAVEKKDPVKIAALMKKIRASSDASYIVIGDKQTRHLYHSEYANRIGTPMVGGDNKEVLEGKSIISIRKGGIGISLRSKAPILDENNNVIGIVSVGYLKSHIDNLNSRTLTQILGSIVLLLIALFVFSWLLSKNLKRQMFWLEPKEIALLVRQQKALLEAIYEGVIAVDPQLRIITINHAARELLDLRQPAGALMGREIGEVIQSQPDFFGASQLGHDTHDEVCRFNHVRVIASRVRIMQEEELQGWVISFRDKNDINTLSSQLSQVKRYADNLRIMRHEQLNWTATLAGLLHMQRYDEAIRYVEAQSEGAQEILDFISQRFSSAALCGLLLGKYSSAKEKGVELRFDPACQLRQIPAALNETELMSIIGNLLDNAVDATLHYGAPYEAVELYISDSSNELVIEVADRGTGIAAEVRDTLFEQGVTTKDDKGDHGIGLHLVASHVAQAHGSIEVSDNDPHGAIFSLFIPKQS, encoded by the coding sequence ATGCGCATAAAACTCTCATTTCAAATCAAGCTATTCCTGTGCCTGGTTGCCTTCTCCTGCCTGCTGTTGACGTTTATTGGTGCTTACACCTACTACCAACTCGATGCTCAACTGCACCGCGACCTTGGCGCGCGAGCGCAGGTGCAGGCACGCGAGATTGCCCTGATCCCCTCCTTGATCACCGCTGTGGAAAAAAAAGACCCGGTTAAAATTGCAGCGCTAATGAAAAAAATACGCGCCAGCAGCGATGCCAGCTATATCGTTATCGGCGATAAGCAAACCCGCCATCTTTATCACTCTGAATATGCCAACCGTATCGGCACGCCGATGGTCGGCGGCGATAATAAAGAGGTTCTCGAAGGCAAAAGCATTATTTCCATCCGCAAAGGCGGCATCGGCATTTCATTGCGCAGTAAAGCACCTATTTTGGACGAAAATAATAATGTTATCGGCATTGTTTCGGTGGGTTATCTCAAATCCCATATCGACAATTTAAATTCCAGAACTCTGACGCAAATTCTTGGGTCGATAGTACTTTTATTGATCGCGCTGTTCGTATTTTCGTGGCTGTTATCGAAAAATTTAAAACGCCAAATGTTCTGGCTGGAACCGAAAGAAATTGCCCTGCTGGTACGCCAACAGAAAGCCTTGCTGGAAGCGATCTATGAAGGGGTGATTGCCGTCGATCCTCAGTTGCGGATCATCACCATCAACCACGCGGCCCGCGAACTGCTGGATCTGCGTCAGCCCGCCGGCGCCCTGATGGGCCGCGAAATCGGTGAGGTGATCCAATCCCAGCCGGATTTCTTCGGCGCCTCACAGTTAGGGCATGATACCCATGACGAGGTCTGCCGCTTCAACCATGTGCGGGTCATCGCCAGCCGGGTACGCATCATGCAGGAAGAAGAGCTGCAGGGCTGGGTGATCAGCTTCCGCGACAAGAACGATATCAATACCCTGAGCAGCCAGCTTAGCCAGGTGAAGCGCTATGCCGACAACCTGCGCATCATGCGCCACGAACAGCTGAACTGGACCGCCACCCTCGCCGGCCTGCTGCATATGCAACGCTACGACGAGGCTATCCGCTATGTGGAGGCGCAATCGGAAGGTGCGCAGGAGATCCTCGATTTTATTTCACAGCGTTTCAGTTCGGCGGCTTTATGCGGCCTGCTGCTGGGTAAATACTCCAGCGCGAAGGAAAAAGGCGTGGAATTGCGTTTCGATCCGGCCTGCCAGCTGCGGCAGATCCCAGCGGCATTGAATGAAACCGAATTGATGTCGATCATCGGCAATTTGCTGGATAATGCGGTAGACGCTACGCTGCATTACGGTGCGCCCTATGAGGCGGTAGAACTTTATATCAGCGACAGCAGCAATGAACTGGTGATTGAAGTGGCCGATCGCGGAACCGGCATTGCCGCTGAGGTGCGCGATACGCTGTTCGAACAGGGCGTCACCACCAAAGATGACAAGGGTGACCACGGCATCGGCCTGCATCTGGTTGCCAGCCACGTGGCGCAGGCGCACGGCAGCATAGAAGTGTCGGACAACGATCCGCACGGCGCTATTTTTTCTTTGTTTATCCCTAAACAATCTTGA
- a CDS encoding response regulator yields MQPEALDVLIVEDEPQLATLHAEFIEQNFALRVVAYAATLAEARAKVNAHQPRLILLDNFLPDGQGIELMEEAAVKNPGCSVIFITAASDMNTCSQAIRNGAFDYIIKPVSYKRLRNSLERFMQFVQTQRTFKVIDQSNVDALYNLQSKQFSSEPSAKGIEANTLELVQALFIKQPEAAHAVEDVVEQVGISKTTARRYLEYCVATQFVRVEMMYGNIGHPRRLYRKA; encoded by the coding sequence ATGCAACCAGAAGCACTGGACGTTTTGATCGTGGAAGATGAGCCACAGCTGGCGACTCTGCACGCAGAGTTTATCGAGCAGAACTTTGCTCTGCGGGTGGTGGCCTATGCCGCCACGCTGGCCGAGGCCAGAGCCAAAGTCAACGCCCACCAGCCACGGCTGATCCTGCTGGACAACTTTTTGCCCGACGGCCAGGGGATTGAGCTGATGGAAGAAGCGGCGGTGAAAAACCCCGGTTGTTCGGTGATCTTCATTACCGCCGCCAGCGATATGAATACCTGCAGCCAGGCGATCCGCAACGGCGCCTTCGATTACATCATTAAACCGGTCTCCTACAAGCGGCTGCGCAACTCACTGGAGCGCTTTATGCAGTTTGTGCAAACCCAGCGCACCTTCAAGGTGATCGACCAGAGCAACGTCGACGCGCTGTATAACCTGCAATCCAAACAGTTCTCCAGCGAACCCAGTGCCAAAGGCATAGAAGCCAACACGCTGGAACTGGTACAGGCGCTGTTTATCAAGCAACCAGAGGCCGCGCATGCGGTAGAAGACGTGGTAGAACAGGTTGGGATCAGCAAAACCACCGCCCGACGTTATCTGGAATATTGCGTCGCTACCCAGTTTGTGCGCGTTGAAATGATGTACGGCAATATCGGTCACCCGCGGCGCCTGTATCGCAAGGCATAG